TGTCACTGCCATTTCTAACAGGTTTTAAGTGTGTGCTTAccactcccagctctgctcttgtTTTTCTTGCTGTCTGACAAGACCGTGGATCCTTTGTTCTGATCTTTGGACGATATCAAATCATATCCTCACTGAAATGAAAGAGGCCCGTTTTGTGCTTCAGGAAAGCTGGCAAGTTGTAAGTATTGAGTCACAACATCATGTGGGCACTAGGCTCTTTGTCCCTGGATTTGGGTCGTCTCTTTATGAAATGTGAGGTCTGtgtgctttccttttttttctaccTGTGTCCATGCAGACATTGCATTTCTACAGATGCATCAGTATTGCTGCCTGGTGAAGAAGGGATTTTCCCCCACCCAGCCACTGCAACACAGACAATGCCAGCTCAGGAGGGAAGGAGTTGATTTGGACCCTTTGACAACAGCAGTCTCATCTTCCTTATCTAGCAGAGAGTACAGACACAAAATGCACAACAAAACCTTCCTTTGGCTTACAAGAAGGGGTTGGGTGTTCTGGCACCTCAAGATTGCCTTGAAAATACAGATGAACAAACAGTGTTAGAGTAAATTGTAATTGAACAGAGCTGTAATATGTAACAGAAACATGTTCATTGTTATTGAATGCAATGAAGGAAAAATCCACAATTATTAAAAGACAATTATAGGAAGGTAGAGTCAAGAAGAACTTAAAAAAAGATGTTGTGTTTGCTCTATTCATTGTTGTTCCTGAATCCCAAGGCTTCTTGATGGGACTGGAAAGTTGTCCCCACATGATTTTCTGTGTTGTGTTAGAGCATTTGCATATCCATGGTTGCCCTTTCTCCCTCTAGCAACTGAAATGTACTGAAAACTGTGCTGAGCCTGTTCCTTTAGAGAAGGACTGCCACCCCATCTAGAATAACAACTGCTTGTTAGAATAATGTCTGCAATGCATGAAATGATCAGAAAGCCTCCCTTATGCTGTGATGTGCTGAAGTGATACAGTATAATGTTGTAAATTGGTGTAACTCTGGCattagaaagagaaaaatattttagacaTAAATAAAGAGAACACCCTGACTGCATTAGTGGAGACAGAATATTTTGTATAGTCGTTCTTTCTGGGAAGCCCTGTCAAGGTTTCCCAAAATTCTGGGAGTTACTTACTTAGTGTGTCCTTTGTCTGAGGCAATGTTAGGTGTGTACAGCTCCTGAGTGGGGTGATGTGGCCAGGAGAGTGTTCATTTACATGCCAGTGCTGTCACcatcaccctgtccctgtgagGTTTTTCCTTTGGTAGAATGCGGCTTGGTCGTTGTGGGCTGTGTATCGCCTTTCAGCTGCCTTTTTTGTGCTTCTGGAAAGCAAGGGATTTACGAGTACTGAGACCCTGTGTCCCATGGCACTAGACCCTTTCTTTTCTGGATTTTGGATGCCGCTGTCTGAGATGTGTTCTCTCTATGCTTTGCTTTATTATCACTATGACAAGACAAGACAAGACAACCTTTCCTTTTCATTCATACATTGAATATCTGCACATGCTTCTGTAGTGCTGCCTGCTGAAGCAGGGAGTTGCTCCCACCCAGCCATTGCAACACAGACAGTTACAGATCAGTAGGAAAGGAGGTGATTTGGACCCTTTGACAACAGCAGTCTCATCTTCCTTATCTAGCTCACAGCAGGGCCAAAAAGTTCACAACAAAACCTTCCTTTGGCTTAAAGAAGGGCTTGGATGTTCTGTTCACACTGGATTGCCTTCGAAATAGGGCAGCACAAACAGTGTTAGAGTGGACTATAGAACTGAACAGAGCTGTAACATGTAACAGAAACATGTACCTTGTCAATGAATGCATTGAAGGAAAAATCCACAAATAATGAAACACAGTTATCGGAAAGTGGAGTCAAGAAGTGTTGGGAAGGATGCAaatttgacaagaaagtctcacagatatgtgtgcttggcagaaagagtTTTGAATGTAGACTCTGAAGAAtgaagagaaatgaaaacaagttttatatagaagaaaagaattgctgagccagtcttactggataaccaagaaggcaaagggtgtgttagttagaatgGGATTTTATGGCtaagagcaaaggataaacccacctcaaacttaagatgtttttaccaagcagaaaaatACCACAGGCAAACAGACATGCCGATGTCGCAAATGGAAAAAATGTCTCAGAATTTTGCacagcaagaaaactgaaaaacaaattcTAGCTTAAGCTGTGACAGACTAACTTCAAGTGATTGGAGattagtaacatgaatatggtaattatagtagttatgataggctacaGGTAAAAGTTAAGATATAGATTGGTTGTtatattaagatgctcagcaaagaaagtGATGTAATGCATTGAAACCAAAATTAAAGGGTCTTCAGACTTGTCTGCAGCTAGAGATGACAGCAGTAGGCACAGGCCCTGATGGCTATGACCCTGGACTGTTGTAACATCTTGGATAAAATAAACTGCACTTtcaagagctgcctggagtccttCGTCTCCCATTCAGACTCTTACAAAGaagagctttttaaaaaagacatTGAGATTGCTCTTTTCATTGCTTGTCCTTAATCTCAAGATTTCTTGATGAGACTAGAAAGCTGTCCCTGCTtgattttctgtgtttgtgccaGAGAATTTGTATTCCCATGTTTATCCTTTCTCCTCTGAAATGTACTGAGCATTCTGTTGAGCCTCGTACTCTAGAAGACTGTCACATGCTCTAAAATACCTGGCTGTTTGAATAATGTCTGCAATGCATGAAATACTCCAAAAGCTGGCCTCACTCGGTGTTGTGCTGAAGTGATACAGTTTACCATTGCAAATTGTTATAAATCTGGGattagaaacagaaaaaaaggtgtTAAACTGAAAGAAAGAGAACACTCTGACTGCTTTAGTGGATGAAGAACACTTTGAAGAGGCGTTCTTTCTGGGAAAGATCCTTCAagaattttcccaaaatcctgcgAAGTATTTCTCACTGTGTCTTTTGTCTGCAGCAATGTTGGGTGCGTACAGTTCCTGAGTGGGGAGATGCAGCCGAGAGACTGAACATTGGCATGCCCGATGCTGTCACCATCGCCCTGTCCCTGTGCGGTTTCTCCTTCTGAGGAATGCGGCTTGGTCCTTGTGGCCTGAGGCTCGTCTTTGTGCTGCTCTGGTTAAGGCCGCGTTCCGTTGCCGGCCCCGTCTGTCTCGCTGCCTTCGGGATCGCGGCCGGGCCGAGCGGCAGCGCGGgctgcgggcggcggcggctgcagTCCCAGCGCGCACCGCTGGGTGGTGCCGTCGGCCAAGGCGGCGCCGAGCGGCTGCGGCAGCGGAGGCGGCCGGGGCCGGAGCGGCGCAGCCCGAGCAAGCTCGGACCAGAACcagacccagcccagcccagctcagctcagacCAGCCCATCTCAGCCGGGCGGAGGTGGCAGCGGCTGCGGAAGCGAGCGCTGCTCCGTGTCACCCGCTGCCGGCACACCCCGGCTGCGTTCCGGAGCGCCGGCCGGAATCTGAGAGAGCGAGGGAAGGCGCCCGCCCCGCACTTCGCTGCTCTCCGCCCGCAATCGCCCGGGACACCCGCCGCGACACCGACACCGAcaccggccgccgccgccgcgccatGGCGATCGCAAGGCAAgtgctttgtgtgtgtgctttgcTGGGGCTGCCGCTCGCTCGCGCCGAGCCCATCCGCTACTCCGTAGCCGAGGAGGCGGAAAGCGGCTCCCTGGTGGGCGAGCTGGCCGAGGACGCGGGGCTGACGCCGGCGCAGCTCTCGGCTCGCCGCGCCCGCCTGGTCTCGGAGGACGGCCGCCAGCATTTTCGCTTGGAGCGCGCCTCCGGCCGCCTCGTCGTGGCGGGGAGGCTGGACCGGGAGCAGCTGTGCGCCCAGTCCGACACCTGCATGCTCCCCTTCGAGCTGCTGCTCTCCGACCCCCTGCAGTTCTTTCGGGTTGAGGTGACTGTGAACGATATCAATGACCATTCACCTGTTTTCCGAGAAGATCGAGTCAGTTTTAGGATCCCGGAAACAAGCGAACCAGGTTCACGTTTCCCACTAGAGTTAGCTCGGGACCTCGATATTGGCAGGCACACTATCCAGGAGTACCATATGTCTCCCAAGAACGAGTATTTCAGTGTCTCCTATGTGAGTAGCATTAAAGGCAAGAAGTCTCTTGAACTTGTTTTGGAAAAAGCATTAGACAGAGAGGAGCATGCAGAGATGGGTTTCAGTGTTGTTGCTGTAGATGGGGGCTCTCCTCCCAGGAGTGGAACCATTGAGATCTCTGTTATCATTCTAGATGCAAATGACAATGCTCCTCTATTCAGTCAGGAGGATTACATTGCTAAGGTTTTAGAGAACATGCCAGAGGGCTCTGTGATTCTGACTGTACGGGGAACTGATCCGGATGCAGGAGTTAATGGGGACATCTCATATCAACTCAGTGAAGTAGTGGGTCAGAGCAATTCTGCATTTGTGATTGATCCCATAACTGGtgaaattaaaatcacaaaaaCCTTGGACTATGAAGCAGCAAAATTGCATGAGTTGATTGTGAGGGCTACAGATGGAGGAGGGCTGTCAGCAATCTGCAAGGTGTTGGTGGAGGTGGTGGATGTGAATGACAATGCCCCAGAGCTGGTGGTCAGTTCCTTCAGCAGTCCCCTCCCCGAGAACACAGTGCCCGGCACGGTGGTTGCCCTGTTTACGGTCAGGGACCGGGATTCTGGTGCCAACGGGAAGAtctcctgtgccctgcaggatcagctctTCTTCTCCCTGAGGCCAGCCTACAAGAATTACTATGAGCTGGTGACAGTGAGCGCGCTGGACCGCGAGGAGACGCCTCAGCACATCCTGAGTGTGACGGCAGCAGATGCGGGCTCGCCTCCTCTCACCGCCACGCACACCTTCACCGTGGACATCTCCGACGTCAATGACAATGCCCCCGTCTTCAACCAGACCTCCTACACCATGTACGTGCGTGAGAACAACGTGGCCACGGTGTTTGTGGGAGCCGTGAGCGCTGCAGATGCTGACGTGGGGCTGAATGCCAAGGTGACCTattccctggcagcagagcaagggccagAGCGGGCCTGGTGCTCCTGCATCTCGGTGAACTCGGAGAAGGGACACGTGTTTGTGCTGCGGCCCCTGGACTACGAGCGCTTGAGGCAGACCGAGGTGACGGTCAGTGCCTCTGACGCGGGCTCTCCTCCGCTGAGAGCCAACGTCACCGTGCGCCTGGTGGTGCTGGACGAGAACGACAACGCCCCGCTGGTGCTCTACCCGGCCCAGGAGAGCGGCCCGGCCTCCAGCGAGCTGGTGCCCGTGTCGGCCGAGGCGGGCTACCTGATCAGCAAAGTGGTGGCCGTCGATGCCGACTCGGGACAGAACTCGTGGCTCTCCTACCACCTGCTCAGGGCCACCGACCCAGGCCTGTTTGCCGTGGGCCTGCAAAGCGGTGAGGTGCGTCTCAGGAGGCCGGTGACAGAGAGAGACAGCGTCAAGCAGAAGCTGGTGGTGCTGGTCAGAGACAACGGcaagcccccgctgtcagccacGGCAGCTCTCAGCGCTCTCCTGCTCAAGGACTTCTCCGACGTGCGCCTGCCGCAC
The Zonotrichia albicollis isolate bZonAlb1 chromosome 15, bZonAlb1.hap1, whole genome shotgun sequence genome window above contains:
- the LOC141730934 gene encoding protocadherin beta-15-like produces the protein MAIARQVLCVCALLGLPLARAEPIRYSVAEEAESGSLVGELAEDAGLTPAQLSARRARLVSEDGRQHFRLERASGRLVVAGRLDREQLCAQSDTCMLPFELLLSDPLQFFRVEVTVNDINDHSPVFREDRVSFRIPETSEPGSRFPLELARDLDIGRHTIQEYHMSPKNEYFSVSYVSSIKGKKSLELVLEKALDREEHAEMGFSVVAVDGGSPPRSGTIEISVIILDANDNAPLFSQEDYIAKVLENMPEGSVILTVRGTDPDAGVNGDISYQLSEVVGQSNSAFVIDPITGEIKITKTLDYEAAKLHELIVRATDGGGLSAICKVLVEVVDVNDNAPELVVSSFSSPLPENTVPGTVVALFTVRDRDSGANGKISCALQDQLFFSLRPAYKNYYELVTVSALDREETPQHILSVTAADAGSPPLTATHTFTVDISDVNDNAPVFNQTSYTMYVRENNVATVFVGAVSAADADVGLNAKVTYSLAAEQGPERAWCSCISVNSEKGHVFVLRPLDYERLRQTEVTVSASDAGSPPLRANVTVRLVVLDENDNAPLVLYPAQESGPASSELVPVSAEAGYLISKVVAVDADSGQNSWLSYHLLRATDPGLFAVGLQSGEVRLRRPVTERDSVKQKLVVLVRDNGKPPLSATAALSALLLKDFSDVRLPHSSPASEDQAAASLTTYLIIALVFVSLLFLISTAVLLARKACRRKELKAGHVLYAADTLQRGLADAAAAGTLPRAYCYEISLTTGSGNSEFRFLKPILPSLPPQHCAVGQGPDEEQDSPGVPVSSEDMAPDNASALSAGQFNALSFD